GCAGAGATCTCCCAGACTCTCTGGATATCTGTTCCTGTTTTTGGCCACTCCCACTGTGAATAATGTTCTCCTTGTGTCTAACCAGGATTCCCCTTACTACAGTTTCTGTTAGTTGCCTCTAGTAGGGCTCTAATCAGCCCTGGCAGAGCACAAGTATGAGTATGGTGACAAGATAGAGGGCTCCAAAGGAGCACCTGCTGATAGTCCCATGTCTACCATTGTAGCTGTTGTCCTGGGCACCTTCTTGTCATCTTTTAGTCACCTTTTACTGATTTAAAAGCTTATCAGTGAAAGATGTTATAATGGTTAAATGTTTTAAGATTCTGATTTGAAATAGATGGATCAGAGAAGGAAGATCCAGGTACATATAAGCATCAAATTCTTTAGCGAATTGGCTGACCTTCACAGAGAAggggtatttttctttgttgctttctACAGACAGTGCCTGTGAACACAGATTGTCACCATATTATTTAGCATCTTGCTGACAGTGTGTTTCAGCCTGCGAGCACTGGCATCTAGTGGCAAGTCTGCACCCCTTCCAGGGCAGCAGTGTGCTCATAACAAGGAGATGGAGGCCATTCGGAATGAGAAAGGATGCCCTTGGTGCAAGGCCTGGAACAGAGAGTGTAGTGGGGGACGTGAAGAGGCACTGTGTAAGCCAGGGTGTTTGGTTCAactcttttatttctgaacCTGCCTTCCGGACATCCatgaattctgctttttcctatCCAGCAGCTGACGTTTAGGGTCCTCCCCTTTCACTGCCTTGGTTATCTCGTTGTAGATGGGCAAATGTGAAGCTGTTGTGCTCCTTGCACTTCAGAACGGCACTGCAGGGCTCATTCCCCCAGTGCATCCCTTTATTCACTTCGTCCCTATCTTCTCCACTGTCCATGTCCTGTTTGAAAGGATGTCAAAGCCAACAACTTCCCTTTAGTTCCCAAACCTTTCAGATTTATGATGTCTCAGGATCTACCAAGGGCTTTGCTCTCACACTTAGCATACCatactgggttttgttttccatacaAAATGTGCTTCAAATGAACTGCTTCTCTGAATTCCCAGTGCCGCGGAAGGATTGTGGACCTCCCCTATCCTGACAGGTAGTCAGCCTCTCTGAGTAGCTTATGTTTTGGGCTCCATACATGCATAGTGAGAACTTTGACAGCCTCTGAGACAGAAAGCAGACTGGATGAAATAATGGATTTGcttgaatttaaaatactaaatgCTATAAATTCTTCCCTCTGAAATATGCCACTGGTAACAGGAGAAAAGCCCTTTCCAGCATGCTGGACCCAAGATTTGGGCTGAGACCAAATGGAGTTTACTATATGAAGACACAGAAATAGTTTATAAAGATCATCCAGCCATAGTAATGAAAGAAATGTACCCTGCAAGTTATCACCATTGACCTGACCTTTCTGCACTAATAGTGAATGCTCCCCAAAAAGTCACACCAAGCAGTCAGCAGGAAACCAAGAGGctagcatttattttcataatacaGCCAGCAAAGGCATATAGCAGAttgctagaaaaaaatcaagttttagtttatgggaagaaaaaaggaaaaacatgacAGCTTAGATACCtgctgtgaattatttttttcaagtttcatGAAAGACATGAAACGTTGTACCTTACTTGCATTCTACTTTGTACTTCCTACTGCAATAGTAGGGAATTCTGGATAGTTCAGCTGGTAATTGTGCCCATGAATTATGACTTGGCTCTACTGAGTATAGTAAATGTATTCAGTTCACAAACATATTTTGGCACATTAGGAAGATGGGCTCATTTTTTTGCCAAGGAACTGCTTCAGTCTTTGAGAATATTTTCCAAGGAAATATTGAATATTAAAgacatattattattttttaatttatttaaggGAAGTCTCCAAATAATAAGGCATGTACACATAGATgcaagtgtatatatatatatatatatacacacacacacacaaggaaTACAAGCATATGTAATACAAAACAGATGCTGACGTACAAAACTTTAAAGAACTCACACAATGAAACTGCACCCAGAAAAGTGGAAGtatccttttctttcaagaaatatGACAAGTTCTTTAATAACGGGCGATGCATAGTGTGTACGTTGGGTTCCAGGGATCCCAAACAGTATGGATATAATACAAGAGCTCACGTAAGATCTATGGCAATGGATTCTGCATCAGCTTGAGAAGTGATTGTATGTAGCTCTGAATGGAGCACATAATTATTATCCTCACTGCTATTTGCACAGCAATTATTGTTATGATAGCACTGAAGTTATTCAGGTAATGTTATAATCCAGTCATGACATTTAACTCTACTTTTCACAGAGATTGCTTCCAGGGATTCCCTGTAGTCTTCTCACAAATGGCCCTTGGTTTctataaatattaatgcatatatgaaaataattttatggatAAATAcagccttgttttctttctgtacccCTGGACCTCAAACAGAGGAACAGTTGGAAGAACAGTTTTAGGGAAGAAGGCAAACCTAGGCAAACTGCTCTAGAAAAGGATTATGGGTGGATGATAGTTACTGTGTACAGTAAGTAATCCAGTGAGTAAAATCATCAAGGATGTAGTTAGGCTGGTTTATAACTGGCAGGTGTTAGTGTAACATGCTGACTGAAGCTTAAGAAATATAGAGATTTGTGAGAATGTGTGGTTGTCAGCCTAGAAAGTCACACAAGGATCATTTCTTGGCAGTAGCTAATTCTTTCAAGTTGCTTCCTAGGCTGCTAGTTTTTAGCTTtgtaggtttttgttttttttttttaatttctgtcatttgtGAGCCTGGGCGGGAAAATGCAGACAATGACCTGTCCATTTGAATCACTTATTCTGAGAAACCTGCATgataaacaaacaaagaaacaaaaatacttagAACTTGCAGTTCCTAAAGTTGTTGTCTCACAATGGCAGATCCCACATCCCTTTGTGCAATGTTTCTTCAGTTGATAGGGACAGCCACTCTCTCACAGATCCAGAATTGCTTTGTTAGGCAGGAGTGGCTGGCGTAAATAATCCGTCCATATAAGGAGGCGCAGAAGCTGTTGTCATAGATCACAACCCTAGGAAATTAAAAGATATGACTTAATGATGACCTGGTGACATCCTGTGATCTATATTTGGATGATATAATCGTAGTGTAATCATAGTGATTTGCCACTGGGATGTAGAGCTATTTCCCCGTCGGAGCTATTTTATTTGTGCAAGATGGTGCTTTTGGGTCTGGTGCATGTGATCAAGCTGTACTTTGCCACCCATCGTTCCTTATACAGGACATGAATTTGGAGCTCCATAGCAGATACTACAGTCTCCATGTTCCTTCGTCATTGCACATGTGACAAacatgggaaaggaagaagaaacacaagTCTCATACAATTTACTGGGGCCCATCGGATAGAACCGTGCTGGTCCTGTTATGAAGGCTTACCAACTCGTCACTTCTTTTGAAAAAACTGTTCCATCCTCCCAGTACCAGCCGTTACTTTCAGATATGTATGATAATCCAACCCAGTAAAACTGTGAGTCCTGTGGCAGAGAAACCTGTAGGCATAAGAAAATCATCACAACAATATTTCAAAAGTAAGACCTAAGTTCCTGTATCTTCCAGCTGTGAATTTTCTGCAACCAAACGAGATAACTCTTACTCAATAGAAGAGTAACCTGTTGTCCATGCTGTTTTTCCATGAGGCAATGCTGACTGCTCTGATTATAGGATCATTCAAATACTGTTGGTTGTTGAATTGCCACAGGAAAATGTACCCTGGATCTGtaaaaacactgtttttttaaaagaaagaagcaaagctgctttatcTGGTCTGTCTTTAGGTATCTACACTGCCTTTAGGTATCGGCAGTTTAGGTATAGATAAGGTAGCACCATTTAAGCCCCAGTTAGAGTCAGCAGAGGTCTGACCAGTGGATCCAGTAGCCTGAGAGGTGCTTCACCCGACCCGGTGTGAGTGCTGCTAAGCAGTGACTGTGTTGGCCACATCCCCCCGGCTGGAACAGAGCCGGGGGCAGTGGTTCTGAAGTTGCAGATGTGCTTATACACTGTAGATACCTGAAGTTAGATGAGATGAATCCCAGCCTAGAGAGCAGAACCTGTTGCCTAAATAGAGGCCTCTAGCACCTTCTGAGATTCTCCAGCCTCTCTGAGGTCTCCACATACGGCTAACAGACAAGACCCAGAACCTATAGGAGAACTGTGCCTTGCTGAGGCGTTGTTTGGAGGTCAAACAGAATACCCCTAAGCATCTCAGATTGCCCTAGAGACCTATGCTTAGGCACCTGAATCATTCCCCCAGTGTCTAAGAGCTACCTAAGAGGTTCCTTTGCATCTTAGCCTGTTCAGATCTGCCAGATACTCTACTGTTGCTTAGTAGCACGTTTAGGGACTCACCCAAAATATATAACCCACAGCTGGCTTAAACTGGTCTGGCCTcagtctggctgcagctgcataTACCAAAcatagaaaaaaagcaagcacccAGACATCTGGAAGCAAACTGTCCAGGAATTTATATAGCATACCAAAATCATCTCTTGGATTCAGCACTGAAGGCGTGGTGTTCAGGTGTCTCCCAACTGAACCGTGTGAGCCACGATTCTGACCTCAGGATGCTACTGAACTCACTAATAaccctttttttcccacttttatGTTTTGTCTCTGCCCGTTtgattttcactttaaaaaaaggtattcaAAAGGCCAGCCTTTATAACTCAAAATAGAAGAGTTGAGAACTCCCAGCTGAAACTAACTCCATCTGGACAAAGGAGAAAGATTTCCAGGGaagcttgtttcctttttgatgttttatgtagcaaaaagaaaataaagatatttgGGCTTTGTGTGAGCTTAATAACTGTTGAAACAGATGTTCCTGAGATATGTGTgtacaaaaagggaaaatatggTCTTGACAGCAAATTCCAGATTTTCGTTAGTCAGCAaacccacccccctccccaaattAGGAAGACTACTTAGAATTATTAATTCCCTAAGCCTTATTCAGTCATCAAGCCTAACCCTCTGCTGTCTAGCCTTTGTGCCATCATTAACATTGCTTTGTGAGGGTATAATATATGGTCAGAAAACAACCTTTTATAGTCactttgtgctgcagtgtgcaAATGACAGCAGCATGGTGAGTCAGTGGCTCTCTAGATTTCACATAGATGTGGGTTTTCCTCAGTTACAAAACTTGTGGAAAGAGATAATGAAAACATGCATTCTGTGTTCTGGGTCTCTCCTGAATGCTGATaatatgcaatttattttctgcGTGAAAACTGAAGTATTAGCTAATTAAGGCATTTTATATGATGGCTTATTCCGTTTCTAATGATACATAATTTCTCACAGCACGTTTAGAAAGTGTTGCAAGTTGTGACAATATTGTGACTTGCAGGAAGACTATTCAACCCAGAGAGAATGAAATGCATGCACTGTAAATGACCAAACTAATTTCTTCCTGCAAGATTGATGGAAGTTAAAACACATGACATAAAGGAATGCATAAGATTAAGACTGTACCatctttgctttgtcttttagTACAAGAAGAGTGGAGTTTCTTGAGGAACAAAATTCCTGGCTTTGCTtccatgttttcttctgcttcgAAACGTAGATGCAGTTGTCAGCTCCACTGTTTTGCCAGCTTGCTGGACAGAGAGCACATTTTGTTTCTAGAAATCAGAGAGAGTATTATGCAGACCTGCGAGGAATACAAGGACTTTAGCTACTAGCTTGACCAAGAGAAGGTTAAAGGTAGGCAGGAACCAGCTGAGTTCTTGAGGAGTGAAAGAGTAGTTGTTTTGCATGTTAGCGGACATGTATCCACATGTCAAATACTATCACAGTTAAAAACAGACACTAACCC
The Falco peregrinus isolate bFalPer1 chromosome 6, bFalPer1.pri, whole genome shotgun sequence genome window above contains:
- the LOC101923287 gene encoding natural killer cells antigen CD94 isoform X2 translates to MEDEEGYTTLNLRPSALVITPGYSRSNKRSAFKAPASSVTVDRASISSSVWRPVAFAFLTLCLVLLMGLVALLALFFQVSKDPEEGKKLQEMREALCFEGKEKNETKCALCPASWQNSGADNCIYVSKQKKTWKQSQEFCSSRNSTLLVLKDKAKMVSLPQDSQFYWVGLSYISESNGWYWEDGTVFSKEVTSWVVIYDNSFCASLYGRIIYASHSCLTKQFWICERVAVPIN